The Sinomicrobium kalidii genome contains a region encoding:
- a CDS encoding RagB/SusD family nutrient uptake outer membrane protein, which yields MRKRIYILLFAVSMSLIYSCEEMIKIPEPSTEVTANRIFSDSTLALQATLNLYASLGTFETNFISRVALYTGEVTSTSTSSLYADFINNNLQTDNSYVLNVWRALYNVIYQANAALEGLSTASAFSDQLRNRLIGESRFIRAYCYFYLVNIFGDVPLILDTSVDQTAIAPREKSGTIYTQITDDLEQAIELLSVYPDEEKTRADKMAANALLSRVFLYLEDWEQALFYATEVINSEYLDELPPLEDVFIKNGDEAILQLWRESGYSHLSAMVPPSSESSVPTILLPPQFIDSFDEGDMRKNLWTGTRAIDENIYAYPAKYKLRGTTTGNSAEYTMLLRLAEQYLIRAEANIRLNNYDAATGDLNVIRNRAGLPDIVLTGDQLQGMNQVAIERERELFTENGLHFFDLKRWQTINEVMPKRKPNWQEFMALYPIPRTERDKNPLLTQNFGY from the coding sequence ATGAGAAAACGTATATATATCCTCCTTTTTGCAGTGAGCATGTCTTTGATATACTCATGCGAAGAAATGATCAAAATTCCGGAACCTTCTACCGAGGTAACCGCCAACAGGATTTTCTCCGATTCAACGCTCGCCCTTCAGGCTACCTTGAACCTATATGCTTCGCTGGGCACTTTTGAAACCAATTTCATTTCGAGAGTGGCGCTATACACCGGGGAGGTCACATCAACAAGTACAAGTTCATTATATGCCGATTTTATTAATAATAATCTTCAGACGGACAATAGTTACGTTCTTAATGTGTGGAGAGCCCTTTATAATGTAATTTACCAGGCCAATGCGGCACTCGAAGGTCTATCGACAGCATCTGCATTTTCAGATCAACTGAGAAACAGGCTTATCGGTGAAAGCAGGTTTATACGTGCCTACTGTTATTTTTATTTGGTTAATATTTTTGGCGATGTGCCATTAATTCTCGATACCAGTGTTGATCAAACTGCCATTGCCCCTCGTGAAAAAAGCGGCACTATTTACACGCAAATAACAGATGACCTGGAACAGGCCATAGAACTATTGTCCGTATACCCGGATGAAGAGAAGACCAGGGCGGATAAGATGGCCGCCAATGCACTTTTATCAAGGGTTTTCCTCTACCTGGAGGATTGGGAACAGGCGCTGTTTTATGCAACAGAAGTGATTAATTCGGAATACTTAGATGAACTTCCCCCATTGGAGGATGTATTTATCAAAAATGGCGATGAAGCCATTCTTCAATTGTGGAGAGAAAGCGGGTATAGTCATTTATCGGCTATGGTACCGCCTTCATCGGAAAGCTCGGTTCCCACAATCCTGCTTCCACCTCAATTTATTGACAGTTTTGACGAAGGAGATATGCGTAAAAACTTATGGACAGGAACCAGGGCAATAGACGAAAACATTTATGCCTACCCTGCCAAATATAAATTGCGAGGTACGACAACAGGTAACAGCGCTGAATACACCATGTTGTTACGTTTGGCAGAGCAATATCTCATAAGGGCCGAAGCCAACATCCGATTAAACAATTATGATGCGGCTACCGGCGATTTGAATGTTATCCGCAATAGGGCAGGTTTACCGGATATAGTATTGACGGGCGACCAACTTCAAGGAATGAACCAGGTGGCTATTGAGCGGGAGCGGGAACTCTTTACAGAAAACGGACTCCACTTTTTCGATCTTAAACGATGGCAAACCATAAATGAAGTAATGCCAAAACGGAAACCAAACTGGCAGGAATTTATGGCACTGTACCCCATACCCAGAACAGAGCGGGATAAAAACCCCTTACTCACTCAAAACTTTGGATATTAA
- a CDS encoding TlpA family protein disulfide reductase, producing the protein MMKNCICIILGLLFVQSIVYGQDKRQVKIGDSLLQDYKVQLVHNGEWTTVKELQGNRNLIINFWGRRCKPCVRALPKLDSLQREFGNDMLILCVSPEEDIKVVKDFLDSKPLLRNLKLTFVINSASYTYNKDGVRTNLVSGDLYKDFMVGGLDPKKSWLDPDGIVRALTRPKEVNRENIAFFLSNGWVNENPVENK; encoded by the coding sequence ATGATGAAAAACTGTATTTGTATTATTTTGGGATTGCTATTCGTGCAATCAATCGTGTATGGTCAGGATAAAAGACAGGTTAAAATCGGAGATAGCCTGCTCCAGGACTATAAAGTGCAATTAGTTCACAACGGCGAATGGACTACCGTTAAAGAATTGCAGGGCAATAGAAACCTGATCATCAATTTCTGGGGCAGGCGTTGTAAACCGTGTGTTAGAGCATTGCCCAAGTTGGATTCCCTTCAACGCGAGTTTGGTAATGACATGCTTATTCTGTGTGTAAGTCCGGAAGAAGACATTAAGGTAGTAAAAGATTTTCTTGATAGTAAACCACTCTTACGAAATCTTAAATTAACGTTTGTCATCAATAGCGCAAGCTACACCTATAATAAAGATGGTGTTAGGACTAACCTTGTATCTGGGGATCTTTATAAAGATTTTATGGTGGGGGGCCTTGACCCGAAAAAATCTTGGTTAGATCCCGATGGAATTGTGAGGGCCTTAACGAGACCAAAAGAGGTTAACAGGGAAAATATTGCTTTTTTTCTGTCAAATGGCTGGGTAAATGAAAACCCAGTAGAAAACAAATGA
- a CDS encoding DUF6520 family protein, which yields MKRLKFALAAMVIAVGVVGVFAFSADEKEPVQQMYDLKETINGPVLFTGTAAQIDSHSDINYEECTGDGQNCTYVFEAGTSTRETSLERHQVE from the coding sequence ATGAAACGTTTAAAATTTGCCCTTGCGGCTATGGTTATAGCCGTCGGCGTAGTTGGGGTGTTTGCGTTTAGTGCAGATGAAAAGGAGCCTGTACAACAAATGTACGACCTAAAGGAGACCATTAATGGTCCGGTGCTTTTTACCGGAACTGCTGCTCAAATCGATAGTCATAGCGACATAAACTACGAAGAATGCACAGGAGATGGCCAAAATTGTACTTACGTATTTGAAGCAGGTACTTCTACTCGTGAAACTTCCTTGGAAAGGCACCAAGTGGAATAA
- a CDS encoding AraC family transcriptional regulator, which translates to MKTPYNLVFKPQELVYANPVEKLPEWCRFPISFAERCQYYRLRDMEIVSQQIHCSPFYIDMFEIRANNPMYLRFKIPRRQLFLYFMLGGTLSISSGSKCPVTQVHANTFAMLYYGSGQYMAHTGKGHHPVLFVNMAPEWLENISTDFPGLQFILEKFRYSPRPYHLMHPCRIDRRVQRWLYKVYSYSRNNMGALDGNLRKYLSYILGYYNSVLGPQYHKLAYRVKMYLDDHYRSSLLNARFLALQFQVTERTLRNHFKREYGITPHEYYSKLRITDAIAQMEHSNLSAKDVYVSVGYNDERSFRYALSRYLKNR; encoded by the coding sequence ATGAAAACACCATACAACCTGGTCTTTAAACCGCAGGAATTAGTATACGCCAACCCCGTCGAAAAGCTGCCCGAATGGTGCCGTTTCCCGATCTCTTTTGCCGAGCGGTGTCAGTATTACCGTTTGCGGGATATGGAGATCGTAAGCCAGCAAATCCACTGTTCCCCGTTTTATATCGATATGTTTGAAATCAGGGCCAACAATCCCATGTATCTCCGGTTTAAAATTCCAAGGCGACAATTGTTCCTCTATTTTATGCTCGGAGGTACTCTGTCTATCTCTTCCGGAAGTAAGTGCCCTGTTACACAGGTTCACGCCAATACATTTGCCATGCTGTATTATGGCAGCGGACAGTATATGGCCCATACCGGCAAGGGGCATCACCCTGTTCTGTTTGTAAATATGGCCCCGGAATGGCTGGAAAACATCAGCACGGATTTTCCCGGCCTTCAGTTTATACTCGAAAAATTCAGGTATAGCCCCAGGCCCTACCACCTTATGCACCCCTGCCGTATAGACCGCAGGGTACAACGCTGGCTTTATAAGGTATATAGCTACTCCAGGAACAATATGGGTGCCCTGGACGGCAACCTGCGTAAGTATCTCTCGTATATACTGGGGTACTATAATTCCGTATTGGGACCACAGTATCACAAGCTGGCCTACCGGGTTAAAATGTACCTCGACGACCATTATCGCAGCAGTCTTTTAAATGCCAGGTTCCTCGCTTTGCAATTTCAGGTGACCGAGCGTACGCTACGCAACCATTTTAAACGGGAGTATGGTATAACACCACACGAATACTACAGCAAACTCAGGATCACCGATGCCATTGCGCAAATGGAACACAGCAATTTAAGCGCAAAGGATGTTTACGTATCCGTTGGTTACAACGATGAACGATCCTTTCGCTATGCCCTTAGCCGGTACCTGAAAAACAGGTAA
- a CDS encoding helix-turn-helix transcriptional regulator codes for MPRFLENKYARLWIGQGILYIVYKQDTVLDLRAAVRLTSDRVSLQGKKPYPVVVDFRGVKDLTREARDYFVHEGAMYISVLGVYATSPLGRLMAYFYVKANVPAIPTGIFPLKKEALHYVKTTVRGARDPEAIRKQHRIRAVYPENFKAQIEHLQGMFLALATGNFQCRMERSYKDDSWEYMTVLFNMTAEELDAAFVPKEHAKRLGTAQLSGRTAFVLDRHFCIREFHPEVIKTLGLDAGTMADLPFTALLAKDSFGPWNEMVHRLQKQTDVTVILYVKTGSGLFLPVSCRVAALCGTGSESQKALSVTFLGTGYDQEKYTVHGSGEPPVKKKKARGSSRSYLTRADRQVIDNVRIYILHHVDEPLLSLKELAHLFGTNEFKLKNGFRRMLGTTVFRFQRAERMKRAKLLVLNTNVPLKDIARSIGYASASHFYKAFKEIYGKTPHKFRKCFGARED; via the coding sequence ATGCCCCGGTTCCTGGAAAACAAATACGCCCGTTTATGGATAGGCCAGGGTATCCTGTATATCGTCTATAAGCAGGATACTGTTCTGGACCTCCGTGCTGCCGTACGCCTGACCTCGGACCGGGTTTCCCTGCAGGGCAAAAAGCCGTACCCGGTTGTTGTGGATTTCCGGGGGGTGAAAGACCTTACCCGGGAGGCCAGGGACTATTTTGTCCATGAAGGGGCCATGTATATCAGTGTCTTAGGCGTTTATGCCACTTCGCCCCTGGGCAGGCTTATGGCTTATTTTTACGTAAAGGCCAATGTCCCGGCCATTCCTACCGGGATATTTCCCTTAAAAAAAGAGGCCCTGCATTATGTAAAAACCACGGTCCGGGGAGCACGTGATCCCGAAGCCATCCGGAAACAACACCGTATAAGGGCCGTATACCCCGAAAATTTCAAAGCACAGATCGAACACCTGCAGGGGATGTTCCTGGCCCTGGCTACGGGAAATTTTCAATGCCGTATGGAACGCTCCTATAAAGACGACTCCTGGGAATATATGACCGTATTGTTCAATATGACCGCCGAAGAACTGGATGCGGCCTTTGTACCCAAGGAGCACGCCAAACGGCTTGGCACGGCACAGCTGTCGGGACGTACCGCTTTTGTCCTGGACAGGCACTTCTGTATCCGTGAATTTCACCCGGAAGTGATCAAAACCCTGGGCCTGGATGCCGGCACGATGGCAGACCTGCCGTTTACTGCCCTGCTGGCCAAAGATTCCTTCGGCCCCTGGAATGAAATGGTTCACCGGTTACAAAAGCAAACAGACGTCACCGTTATACTGTATGTAAAAACAGGCAGCGGGCTCTTCCTGCCCGTTTCCTGCCGGGTCGCTGCCCTTTGCGGTACGGGTTCAGAATCGCAGAAAGCCCTTTCGGTCACCTTCCTGGGCACAGGGTATGACCAGGAGAAATACACCGTTCATGGTTCGGGGGAGCCTCCTGTAAAGAAGAAGAAAGCCCGGGGCAGCAGCCGCAGCTATCTTACCCGTGCCGACCGGCAGGTCATTGACAACGTCCGTATCTACATCCTGCACCATGTGGATGAACCCCTGCTGTCCTTAAAAGAACTGGCCCATCTTTTCGGTACGAACGAGTTTAAACTGAAAAACGGCTTCCGGAGGATGCTCGGCACCACGGTTTTCCGGTTCCAGCGGGCGGAACGTATGAAAAGGGCAAAACTGCTGGTGCTCAATACCAACGTGCCCCTGAAAGATATTGCCCGGAGTATAGGCTATGCCAGCGCTTCCCATTTTTATAAGGCTTTTAAGGAAATATACGGGAAAACGCCGCATAAGTTCAGGAAATGCTTCGGGGCCAGGGAAGATTAG
- a CDS encoding CHAP domain-containing protein encodes MATPMYLSRWLCILVLGYGHLAFATDVSALRRVYTAEVGVKEATGQNDGRRVGEYLRYTGLGEGYNWCAAFVSFCFGRAGYAQPRTPWSPALFPERKVIRTRREGGQQPPRAGDVFGLYNARPGRIAHAGFIDRWTGNWAYTVEGNVDNAVVRKRRPVHTLAVIARWTDH; translated from the coding sequence ATGGCAACACCTATGTATTTATCTCGGTGGTTATGTATCCTTGTTCTGGGGTATGGCCACCTGGCTTTCGCAACTGATGTAAGCGCCCTGCGCCGGGTATACACGGCCGAAGTGGGTGTCAAAGAAGCCACCGGGCAGAACGATGGCCGGCGGGTAGGGGAGTACCTCCGCTATACCGGCCTGGGTGAAGGCTACAACTGGTGCGCCGCATTCGTAAGCTTCTGTTTCGGCAGGGCAGGCTACGCACAACCCCGAACGCCCTGGAGCCCCGCACTCTTCCCGGAGCGCAAGGTGATCCGGACCCGCAGGGAAGGGGGACAGCAACCCCCTCGCGCCGGCGATGTTTTCGGCCTCTATAATGCCCGCCCGGGCCGTATAGCCCACGCCGGCTTTATCGACCGGTGGACAGGTAACTGGGCCTATACGGTAGAAGGCAATGTAGACAATGCCGTGGTACGCAAACGGCGCCCCGTTCATACCCTTGCTGTTATTGCGCGGTGGACAGATCACTAA
- a CDS encoding fibronectin type III domain-containing protein — MRRPKLITNYTHLTDGELAVLATRTLDALGENTNFPELNPPLEEYAPVAEDYLEKQAITAAGGNLRETKEKEEARAALVTMMRRVTTYINNFTNLASVQLSSGFYPVATPGSIGVPGACEWTQIRASRRPGEILLDFPAVREAYEYEMQIADTVNANGQPVWQAIGRTSSSRGNFHAPVQDGVMYYFRVRARNKNGISAWSPVSSMRAEVKA, encoded by the coding sequence ATGAGACGACCGAAATTAATCACGAATTATACCCATCTTACGGATGGCGAACTGGCCGTACTGGCCACACGCACCCTGGATGCCCTGGGGGAGAACACGAATTTCCCGGAGCTGAACCCCCCGTTGGAGGAATACGCCCCCGTAGCAGAGGATTACCTGGAGAAACAGGCCATTACCGCTGCGGGTGGCAACCTCCGGGAAACGAAGGAAAAGGAGGAAGCCCGCGCCGCCCTGGTTACCATGATGCGGCGGGTGACGACCTATATCAACAACTTTACTAACCTGGCTTCCGTACAGCTCAGTTCGGGCTTCTATCCCGTAGCCACCCCCGGCAGTATCGGTGTTCCCGGGGCCTGTGAATGGACGCAGATCCGTGCTTCGCGGAGGCCGGGCGAGATCTTACTGGATTTCCCGGCGGTACGGGAAGCCTACGAGTACGAGATGCAGATCGCCGATACGGTGAATGCGAACGGGCAGCCCGTATGGCAGGCTATCGGGCGTACATCCAGCTCACGCGGTAATTTCCATGCGCCCGTACAGGACGGGGTAATGTATTATTTCCGGGTCCGGGCGCGCAACAAGAACGGGATAAGCGCCTGGAGCCCCGTATCATCGATGCGGGCCGAGGTAAAGGCATGA
- a CDS encoding tail fiber protein, protein MKKLLLLLFALPLTFYGQTVTDIAPGNHVSIKIPGHTAYTRTVILLHAIYDGEQIPKNLAAGTLVGIRGGGHDRTELAYINTSSSYTTTYGSVTSINNYNNNGSYATEQWELKKVRYNGTLYLALKVPYRNAPFTSGFRFTGWAISTAPEQMKLISYYNTQQNEVLHEEVYNSLEDFTPNNAAYHHYSKSVFSGKVGIGTDLPDAKLTVNGDIHTKEVKVDLNGAVAPDYVFKEGYELRSLEEVQAHIKEKGHLPGIPSAKEMEEEGINLKEMNLKLLEKVEELTLYIFELKEENRQQERLLETLIGKDKTTCEENNSKKTKDEKDN, encoded by the coding sequence ATGAAAAAACTTTTACTTTTATTATTTGCACTCCCCCTTACATTTTACGGACAAACGGTAACGGATATTGCTCCCGGAAATCATGTATCTATTAAGATCCCAGGACACACTGCATATACACGTACTGTGATTTTGCTACATGCTATTTATGATGGAGAACAGATTCCTAAAAATCTTGCTGCCGGAACCTTGGTGGGCATACGTGGAGGAGGACATGACCGTACGGAGTTGGCTTATATCAATACCAGTTCTTCCTATACCACTACATATGGCAGTGTAACCTCTATAAATAACTATAATAATAACGGTTCCTATGCAACTGAACAGTGGGAGTTGAAGAAAGTACGATATAATGGAACACTTTACCTGGCCCTGAAAGTTCCTTACCGTAATGCTCCATTCACTTCAGGTTTTCGGTTTACCGGATGGGCAATATCTACTGCCCCGGAACAGATGAAGCTGATTTCTTATTACAACACGCAACAAAACGAGGTGCTTCACGAAGAGGTTTATAACAGCCTCGAAGATTTTACACCGAACAATGCAGCATATCACCACTATTCAAAATCCGTTTTTTCGGGCAAAGTAGGTATAGGGACTGATCTTCCGGATGCCAAATTAACGGTTAACGGGGATATCCATACGAAAGAAGTCAAAGTGGACCTGAACGGTGCCGTAGCCCCGGATTATGTATTTAAGGAGGGTTATGAGCTGCGTTCCCTGGAAGAAGTACAAGCCCATATAAAAGAAAAAGGACATTTACCGGGGATTCCTTCTGCTAAGGAGATGGAAGAAGAAGGAATTAACTTGAAAGAGATGAACCTGAAATTGTTGGAGAAGGTGGAGGAGTTGACGTTATACATATTTGAGTTGAAGGAGGAAAATCGACAACAAGAAAGGTTGTTGGAGACTCTGATTGGGAAAGATAAAACAACCTGTGAAGAAAATAATTCAAAAAAAACTAAAGATGAAAAGGATAATTAA